TTGAGACTTCTTTTTCAATCGGACTTCATAATCCTGATTGCGGAATGTCCGATATGGATGGAGACTGCAAAAAAGAACCATCCTCAGAAGAACAGGTAAAACCTAAACCCTGTTGTGAAAATCAACATGAGGTACTTCAATTAGATGAGAATGCAAATCTTCAAGCCTTCTCTGTTGATGTGAATCCTGTTTTCTTTGTTGCTTTCATTCACACTTATGTTCAGCCGATTCTATTTGCTGATCAAGCTTTTGTTCATAACACTTATTACTCTCCTCCCATACCTGATAAGGATATTCAAGTCCTTTTTCAGAC
The Croceimicrobium hydrocarbonivorans genome window above contains:
- a CDS encoding HYC_CC_PP family protein, with the protein product MKRIISISLALLMLVSSVGFSMNTHFCGGVAVETSFSIGLHNPDCGMSDMDGDCKKEPSSEEQVKPKPCCENQHEVLQLDENANLQAFSVDVNPVFFVAFIHTYVQPILFADQAFVHNTYYSPPIPDKDIQVLFQTFLI